From one Culex quinquefasciatus strain JHB chromosome 3, VPISU_Cqui_1.0_pri_paternal, whole genome shotgun sequence genomic stretch:
- the LOC6043800 gene encoding uncharacterized protein LOC6043800 — protein sequence MWLRSETRDRRLRSSSSRVTVKNKKHAKFHPSKPATKRGPLPTVTTPGGRSRPVVRTSPRRSGGGGRRSDKPPSDDGVGGGGGGGGENEIPEECKENCWQDSNDLTLFDSGVGVKSSYEGATSLYARKATDEIGSPDDCLNQFGVISFDGGSKTSISQQPVEPLKSKCVTECDSTTEIDCDVSYPSTSGFCNRRPLLPSPPPLDVVVPEVDSTTDTIPDTTNELEPVTSIVPSFHPASASSSSSSSTSSSSSSLSSTFQPASYSSCSSVTGPEEQPASSSYSPNATSATADLISMFDDEHYKNAGDFQYTDFLPYNTLLTQALLSCGDVSSLNLNCDNMATGTGNDSGGFLSSINPTAIENLKALTNFQTVAAAAAAATLEETMAGPSSSGAYLGQELVGTESESLIHNIECTETIALCGRADEGDAGGAMHLESDECMEIEESNDAQHEHVAWETFDPYVFIKHLPPLTCEMRSKCPALPLKTRSSPEFSLVLDLDETLVHCSLQELSDASFKFPVLFQECQYTVFVRTRPFFREFLEKVSQIFEVILFTASKRVYADKLLNLLDPERRLIKYRLFREHCVLVNGNYIKDLTILGRDLSKTIIIDNSPQAFGYQLENGIPIESWFMDQNDSELMKILPFLERLAEMREDVRPHIREKFRLFSYLPPD from the exons ATGTGGTTACGGAGCGAAACGCGCGACCGGCGGCTGCGCTCGAGCAGTTCCCGCGTCACGGTCAAGAATAAAAAGCACGCAAAATTTCACCCCTCAAAACCCGCGACCAAACGGGGCCCACTTCCAACGGTGACGACGCCCGGTGGCCGCAGTCGTCCGGTGGTCCGAACCAGTCCGCGACGGTCGGGAGGCGGTGGCCGAAGGAGCGATAAGCCGCCGTCGGACGACggagttggtggtggtggtggtgggggaGGAGAGAACGAGATTCCGGAGGAATGCAAGGAAAACTGCTGGCAGGACAGCAACGATCTCACGCTGTTTGACTCGGGCGTAGGGGTGAAGAGCTCGTACGAGGGTGCGACCAGTTTGTATGCGAGGAAGGCGACGGATGAGATTGGTTCGCCGGACGATTGTCTGAACCAGTTTGGGGTGATCTCGTTCGATGGGGGGAGTAAAACTTCGATCTCTCAGCAGCCGGTTGAACCACTTAAATCGAAATGTGTCACCGAGTGTGACAGCACGACGGAGATTGACTGCGACGTTAGCTATCCCTCGACGTCCGGGTTCTGCAATCGACGTCCTTTGTTACCGTCGCCACCGCCGTTGGATGTGGTGGTTCCGGAGGTTGATTCCACTACCGATACGATTCCGGACACGACGAACGAGCTGGAACCAGTCACCAGCATAGTTCCCTCGTTTCATCCGGCTTCGGCctcgtcctcgtcgtcatcgtcaACGTCTTCTTCGTCGTCATCGTTGTCCTCCACTTTTCAACCGGCCAGCTACAGCAGCTGCTCGTCGGTGACCGGTCCGGAAGAACAACCCGCCTCGAGCAGCTACTCCCCAAATGCGACTTCGGCGACGGCGGATCTGATTTCGATGTTCGACGATGAGCACTACAAGAACGCGGGGGATTTTCAGTACACGGACTTTCTGCCGTACAATACGCTACTCACGCAAGCGCTGCTCAGCTGTGGCGACGTCTCTAGCCTCAATCTCAACTGCGACAACATGGCGACGGGGACCGGGAATGATTCGGGTGGCTTTCTTTCTTCGATCAACCCGACGGCCATTGAGAACTTGAAGGCGttgacgaattttcaaacgGTGGCAGCTGCTGCGGCCGCCGCCACTCTGGAAGAAACGATGGCCGGGCCAAGCTCGAGCGGGGCGTATTTGGGCCAGGAGCTGGTCGGGACGGAGTCGGAATCGTTGATCCACAACATTGAGTGCACCGAAACGATTGCGCTGTGCGGCAGGGCTGACGAGGGGGACGCCGGCGGTGCGATGCATTTGGAGTCGGACGAGTGCATGGAGATTGAGGAATCGAACGACGCCCAGCACGAGCACGTCGCGTGGGAAACGTTCGATCCGTACGTGTTCATCAAGCACCTGCCGCCGCTGACGTGCGAGATGCGGTCCAAGTGTCCGGCGCTGCCGCTCAAGACGCGCTCCAGTCCGGAGTTTAGCCTCGTGCTCGACCTGGACGAAACGCTCGTGCACTGCAGCCTGCAGGAGCTGTCCGATGCGAGCTTCAAGTTTCCGGTGCTATTCCAGGAGTGTCAGTATACGGTGTTTGTGCGCACGCGGCCCTTCTTCCGCGAGTTTCTCGAAAAGGTTTCGCAAATCTTCGAGGTGATTCTGTTTACCGCCTCCAAGCGGGTGTACGCGGACAAGCTGCTCAACCTGCTCGATCCCGAGCGGCGGCTAATAAA GTATCGTCTCTTTCGCGAGCATTGTGTGCTAGTCAATGGCAATTATATCAAAGATTTGACCATTCTGGGGCGAGATTTGTCCAAAACCATCATTATTGACAACTCGCCGCAAGCATTTGG ATATCAGCTGGAAAATGGAATTCCCATCGAGAGCTGGTTCATGGATCAGAACGATTCCGAGCTGATGAAGATATTGCCATTCTTGGAGCGATTAGCGGAAATG AGAGAGGACGTGCGGCCGCACATTCGCGAAAAGTTTAGGCTGTTTTCGTACCTTCCGCCGGATTAA
- the LOC119770850 gene encoding glutamate receptor ionotropic, kainate 2-like has translation MEVVKLWFLLAYHYFALAKPWDRKDFFEISSTYFKARHVKSVTVFSCFGDLDDYWLMKSYLERGFSVRILSSYTEFNASGSSNSGVLVDARCDEMVAKLVEKENINAYMLTNIYWLFLEVKPKTSEFSNNDKNSTVPSSLRVLYDKRFRNVDVLPMTHVAIGFLEERWRLFDVHKPYREASVMWQEIACCDNDLVDPKVMKCALWNADKNQKEKRNLQGFAMPAATVITFPEYYAGLENRSDSIHDLFTKANYPLIKTLMYDLNFTLNMLQVNSGGWKVNGTFTGLMKLFQQRSVELGIMGALMRSDRMEVADYTIVTMLIKTCIIFKQPPLSLVSNIFELPFSSGVWLSCGAFVIIYWISLVLFRSITKTEPFTVQESLYYMIGTLCQQNVELMPRFNSAKLVFFFAHLTSFFIFTSYSASIVALLQSPSRAINSVADLTDSPIKVGAMDTTYAYVYFNESKDPEVKKLFLKKMKPFGEKAFTEPDVGMKRVRDEFYAFSAEVNAAYLLIKETFTPQDVCKVHELEAIKLPPFSIPMLKGSKYRELFRQRLIWQQEVGINRRYNLMWISQKPTCESGTATFTSVGLNELRYAYIFMVVGFGVAFTLLAWEITWNKQRSKWLAKAKIKQLKQKPKIDKTNFTFLQ, from the exons ATGGAAGTGGTTAAGCTTTGGTTTCTGCTTGCCTATCACTACTTTGCGTTGGCTAAACCATGGGACAGGAAAGATTTTTTCGAgatttcatcaacatatttcaAAGCACGACATGTTAAGTCGGTGACTGTTTTTAGCTGCTTTGGAGATTTGGATGATTATTGGCTGATGAAGAGTTACTTGGAGCGTGGTTTTTCCGTAAGGATCTTGTCATCTTATACAGAATTCAACGCTTCTGGTTCTAGTAATTCTGGTGTCTTGGTGGATGCTAGGTGTGATGAAATGGTGGCAAAGCTGGTTGAAAAG gAAAACATCAACGCCTACATGTTGACCAACATCTATTGGTTATTTTTGGAAGTTAAACCAAAAACAagtgaattttcaaacaatgaTAAAAACTCAACAGTGCCTTCAAGTTTAAGAGTTCTATACGACAAACGTTTCCGAAACGTAGACGTACTGCCAATGACTCACGTGGCGATTGGTTTTCTCGAAGAACGTTGGCGACTGTTTGATGTTCACAAACCCTACAGAGAGGCTTCGGTAATGTGGCAAGAAATAGCGTGTTGTGACAACGATCTGGTTGATCCTAAAGTAATGAAATGCGCTCTGTGGAATgcagataaaaatcaaaaagagaAACGCAACTTGCAAGGGTTCGCAATGCCAGCAGCCACTGTG atTACCTTTCCAGAATATTATGCTGGGCTAGAAAATCGATCGGATTCAATCCATGATCTTTTCACAAAAGCCAACTACCCGTTGATCAAAACGTTGATGTATGATCTTAATTTTACCCTCAACATGCTTCAGGTGAACAGTGGGGGGTGGAAAGTCAACGGAACGTTTACTGGGCTCATGAAACTGTTTCAGCAACGCTCGGTAGAACTTGGTATTATGGGAGCACTGATGAGGTCCGATCGAATGGAGGTGGCAGACTATACAATTGTTACGATGTTAATCAAAACATGTATCATTTTTAAGCAGCCTCCACTTTCGTTGGTTTCAAATATCTTTGAGTTGCCCTTTAGTAGTGGAGTTTGGCTCAGTTGTGGTGCGTTTGtgataatttattggatttcgTTGGTTCTGTTCCGATCAATCACCAAAACGGAACCGTTCACTGTTCAGGAGTCGTTGTACTATATGATCGGGACGTTATGTCAGCAAAATGTGGAATTGATGCCACGTTTTAACTCAGCCAAGCTGGTATTCTTTTTCGCACATTTGAcgagcttttttatttttacttcatACTCGGCGAGTATCGTTGCCCTGCTGCAGAGTCCAAGTCGGGCCATAAATTCGGTAGCTGACCTTACAGATTCACCTATCAAGGTTGGTGCAATGGACACTACCTACGCTTATGtatatttcaatgaaagcaaAGATCCTGAAGTCAAGAAGCTATTCCTGAAGAAAATGAAGCCTTTTGGAGAGAAGGCCTTTACCGAGCCTGACGTTGGTATGAAACGTGTTCGGGATGAGTTTTATGCTTTTTCG GCCGAAGTCAACGCTGCCTATCTGCTGATCAAGGAAACATTCACCCCGCAAGATGTGTGCAAGGTCCACGAGCTGGAGGCCATCAAGCTGCCACCATTTTCGATTCCCATGCTTAAGGGCAGCAAATACCGCGAGCTGTTCCGACAGCGACTCATCTGGCAGCAGGAAGTTGGAATCAATCGTCGTTATAATTTGATGTGGATCTCCCAGAAGCCCACGTGTGAATCCGGTACGGCGACCTTTACTTCGGTTGGCCTGAATGAGTTGCGATACGCTTACATTTTCATGGTTGTGGGATTTGGGGTGGCTTTCACGTTGTTGGCATGGGAAATTACTTGGAACAAGCAGAGAAGTAAGTGGCTCGCTAAAGCGAAGATTAAGCAACTGAAGCAGAAacctaaaattgataaaactaaTTTTACTTTCCtacaatga